One window of the Mytilus galloprovincialis chromosome 14, xbMytGall1.hap1.1, whole genome shotgun sequence genome contains the following:
- the LOC143059456 gene encoding nephrin-like — protein MVEACNKIGCNYFDVRVQSASSPEPPSNVSVTTTGQVAIVSWIPGFNGGFVQEFVLELETYFNLNYTVRVPANDTEEKSMDYSIDNLIPNTAYFICIYSRNEIGDSNKSNLVTFVTSPISQEESTIHTKLITLPVFTTIGLCLTIGIGIYLYTKQKAKQSFGTNSRYNLPP, from the exons ATGGTGGAAGCATGCAACAAAATAGGATGTAATTATTTTGACGTACGAGTACAATCTGCAA GCAGTCCGGAACCGCCATCAAATGTTTCAGTTACAACAACAGGACAAGTAGCTATCGTGTCATGGATCCCAGGTTTCAATGGGGGTTTCGTACAAGAGTTTGTTTTAGAATTGGAAACATACTTCAATTTGAACTATACAGTAAGAGTACCTGCCAATGATACCGAAGAGAAGAGTATGGATTACAGTATAGATAACCTGATTCCAAATACAGCATATTTCATCTGCATATATTCTAGAAACGAGATAGGAGATAGTAATAAATCAAACTTAGTTACTTTCGTCACATCAC CAATATCACAAGAGGAGTCTACGATACATACAAAACTAATTACACTACCAGTTTTTACCACGATTGGACTGTGTTTAACTATTGGAATAGGAATTTACCTGTACACGAAACAGAAAG ctAAACAATCATTTGGAACAAATAGCAG ATATAATCTTCCTCCCTGA